The DNA sequence TGTGTGAGGTAAAACCTCTAGAATTTTGTAAGCTTGATAGATTAATGAATTTATCTGGTTTTAAGgctagctgatttataggattaAGCTAAAATGTTAGCTATGATTTTGTGTGTTTGTTTTGCTTTGTTGTTTTTGGACATTGTGAAATGTGCACACACTTATTCTTGTGGTTACATTTATGATTCGATGTGATACTGTAATGCATAGTAATAATGCATTGTGTATTATTGATGCTTATATATTGGTGATTATTTGTATCTGTTTGTTTGTGGAGTTTATGTGAAGTTAGTTTTGCTGAGTGAggattttttaattgaaaacaattgtacTGTACTAACTGTTGCGGTAATGTTCTGATGCAATGTGATATAACTCTAGATGATAAAAACGTATTATGTATTTGATGCTAATATGCTTGGGTTTGGGATGTGTAGAAACTTACTTTCACGGAGTGGGGAATTTTAATTGGAAACTTAAAGATGTGCCTAGTACTGCATGATGATTTATGAAAATGTATTACATTTTCAATTTCAACACTTCTATGATTGTGGAATTTACAGTAATTATCGAGTGAGGATTCTGAAGGTGAAATCTAGTAAATTGGATGAAATTTATTGTATGTATAATAGACTTGTGTAGCAAATGACAACATTGGCTCTTGACTATGTCACTTGTTCTAATTTTAGAGGAAAGCTTTTCTTactttcactttttttttggtGTTGACGTGTATTATCATATTCATAGTGATATTTTACTGAAGAAACGGTGTTTATATCTGTAATTTGGGATTTGAAATTACCGATTTTCTAAAGTTTTTGAAACTGACTCTAGTTTTGGTGGTTCTAGAATTTTTTGAAAGTTAAAAATAGTCGACAAGGTTACAGTTTCGGTTGATTTATGCATTGTTGCAGGATTATTGTTATTCTTAACATGGAAACAATTATACCCGAGTGTGAGATAATAGGGAACCCAAAGTTGATTCCTGAACCTGATGCAGCAGCTCAGAAAGCGGTGCCTAATTTTACCTCTAAAAGCACAATTCCAAGTACAAGAAATAATTATTGCGGTCCTAGTGCTCCAAATGGTAATACACAGGGCTACCGTCCAACTGTTCAACCTTCATACCAACCACCTCCAAATTACAGGAACCAAGGGACAATTATGAAGAATGAAGCCCCTGCACGCATCATTCCTATCGCTGCTTTAAATCCTTACCAGGGTCGATGGGCAATCAAAGCCAGAGTTACTGCTAAAGGAGATCTTCGACGCTACAACAACGCAAAGGGGGATGGTAAGGTCTTTTCTTTTGATCTGCTTGACTCTGATGGGGGAGAAATACGTGTTACCTGCTTTAACGCTGTTGTCGACCGGTTTTATGATACCATTGAGGCGGGGAAAGTGTATGTGATATCAAAAGGTAGCTTGAAACCTGCACAAAAGAACTTTAACCACCTGAAAAATGAATGGGAGATATTTCTGGAGGCGACTTCAATTGTGGATCTTTGTCCCGATGAAGATGCTTCAATACCACAACAGCAGTTTTCCTTCCGACCTATTAGTGAAATTGAAAATGCTGAGAATAATTCTATTTTGGATGTTATTGGTGTTGTGATTACTGTGAATCCTTCAGTGCCAATCTTGAGAAAGAATGGCATGGAAACTCAGAGAAGAGTTCTGAAGTTGAAGGACCAATCTGGGATGAGTGTGGAATTAACTCTATGGGGTGAATTTTGCAACAAGGAAGGTCAAAAGCTGCAAGAAATGGTTGATTCTGGCTTCTTTCCTGTTGTAGCAGTAAAGGCTGGAAAAGTTAATGACTTTAGTGGCAAGTCCATCGGAACTATTTCTTCCAGCCAGCTCTTTATAAATCCAGATTCTCCAGAAGCTATGAACTTGAGACAGTGGTTTGATCGGGGGGGAAAAGATCTTGCTTCTCAGTCCATATCTAAAGACATAGTGCCTGGAGTATCAAGAAATGAGATACGTAAAACTCTCTCACAGATTAAGGATGAAGGTCTTGGTAGATCAGATAAGCCAGATTGGGTCACAGTGAAAGCATATATCACTTTTATTAAGACTGACAATTTCTGCTACACAGCTTGCCCGTTGATGATTGGGGACAGACAGTGTAATAAGAAAGTGACTAGATCAGGCTCGAGATGGCAATGTGACAGATGTAATCAAGAATTTGATGAGTGTGATTACCGATACCTTCTCCAGCTCCAAGTTCAGGACCACTCTGGGTTAACATGGATGACTGCTTTCCAGGAATCTGGTGAAGAGATTGTAGGCTGTTCAGCGAAGGAGTTGTACTTGCTAAAGCATGAACAGCAGGATGATGAGCGCTTTGCACAAAATCTGTTGAAGGGTCTTTTTACACAATTCCTACTGAAGCTCAAAATCAAGGAAGAGTTGTATGGTGACGAACAGAGGCTGAAAGTAACCATTGTTAAAGCAGAGAAGGTCAATCATGTTGCTGAAACTAGATACCTTCTTGATTTGATTCCAAAATCTCGCTGAATTCATTTACCAATATTAGTAGCTTTCATCTGATTAGAAGTCATTCAACAAATGATGAGGTTTCATTACAACATTATGATTTATATGCTATATATTGAGTTGTCTTTAGACAGAATTTGAACACTGTCCACTTTATTAATATTGGTCTGACTTGTAATTTTGATCAAAGTTCAATTGCAGCCATTGGCTTTGTTATAAGCTATGCTATTTTTCACGGCCTCTGTAATTTCTTACTGCTTCAGTTCAAGCAAATCACAGTGTTCTTCTTCTGTTATACGTGACTGGTCCTACTCTGTTGAATGCTATGAGTTTGTATACTCGAGTATATATTTGTCTTGGTAAAACAAAGCCGTAAAATACATGTTTCAGCCGAATTATGATAAACAAATGTCTTagttacacatatatataacataaagtTATGAGTTCAACATGAAGAGgtacaagaaaagaaaagaatacgTAGGTCGGAGATGCAGCTCAGCCCCGCTTGACAGGATCGAAATTGGAAACACCAATCACAACACCTATGATACCAACCAGAACAACTCCACCAGCAGAAATGCTAAGCAGGAAGTTCTTGAGCGACGGGGAAACACCTGAGGCAGCTTCAGCTACATCTGGTACAACCATAGAGGCAGTCAGTGCCGCAGCGGTCAATCCTGTGATTGCTTTCTCCTTGAAAGAAGCACTAACTTTCAAACTTTCGGAAGCTTTTGATGCCACCATTGCCTTGGAAGGCCTCACTGGCAATGGCTTGAAGAAGGCATCAGAGCCTGGCACCTTCTTATGGCTTACAGGAGTAATTGGCATAGCCATGGAAACTGCGGAGGTAGAGGCCATTGCTATCCTCTCTTTTGCTGTTCCttggtttttcttttcaaaattttaattgaatggATGTTGTTTTCAGAAGATGGAATTAGATATTAGAGGGAGCATTTGGTGATGAGAGGTGGGAAATTTGGGAAGATTTTGCAAGTGCATCTTGGTCCTAGGTGGCAACTTCTCCACTCTGTGAGGTAGATAAGGTTATCCACTTGTCATTGCCACTTGTcattaatcatatttttatatgtgtaaatatatGATACATTTATTTACTTCACAATTGTCCTCAGCATTCCACCATCAAGTCATTTATATAGCTAAGATTTCATCTATTAACGATGATTTTCAAGTTAATTTTACTGATAGGACCAGTAATTCATAAGTTATTTGATTCTCATGCCAGACTTTGATCCCAAGGCATTTTACAAAGTCTGAGAACGATCCGGAGAGACTGCGGAGCAAAGAGTGCACACGAGCACATGTGTAGGCATGTAATGCAAAATCTGCAGCTAAAGACATCACCAGGTGCTCACCTGCACTACTGTCTCTTTGCATCTGATGCTCATACATTACCTTCATTATTCACCACAATCACACATCCCATCTTCGTCTTGAATAATTTTACCGCATTAAAGCACAAATTTTCATCCTCCCCAACCAAATCGAGCCAATAGGCTGCAGCGGATACCGCTCTCTTCCAATGATACGAATTACATAGAATTATTTGGAGTGCATAACATACATGAACCTTCATTACATTGGTCATGTTCCTATATTATTCTGTTCTATCCGTACGTTGGTGAGGCATCTGGCTTTTGTATTGTACCTTcagtattataaatttaaactcTGGCAGAGCACAAATGAATTCATATGCACGTGCTATCTCCACCATATTCCTTTTTCAACATGCACCATAATTGAACAGACATGATCATGTTAGTAAGTAAACAAGAGCTTAATAtccaattaatttaaatatcactTCCTTTGGTAAGCTTTTTATAATCATACATCGCGCGGGGCGGGGGCGGAATCGGGGATTTAGTATGGGCTAAAGTCTTGGCTGACCTTTGAAATTCAATgaagaaattattatataactTATGAGTTTTACTTAAACGTAAGTAACAAAACTTGATTTTGAGTCCCGACTAATCTACAAAATTCAACGTTTTATTGTTTTAGTCCGACTGTTTCgaaatcctggttccgccactttAAAGAATCTCGTACTTAACATATATGGAGCTCTCTCTTCATGTTTTTGTCACTATTTTAATGTGAGGTCGAAAATTCTGGTCTTGTAGAAGGCGAATTAAATGGGCGAGTGAGTATGTTTAATTAGCAAAAGTATAATGTCTTGATTGCACATTTTGAAAAGTTGTATGTGAATAATTGATGAGTGCCCCAAGTGTTGTCTGGAGTGCTGGAGTTCCTTTGCTTAGGGAGGAGCCTTCAACAACCAAAGAAAATAAGGGGATTTGATGTGTGGAAAATAATTAACCAAGTAATTATATTCATACTACATAGTGTGGAAAAGTGGCGAATTTGCAAAATCTACTTTTCCATTGGTAAAAAAGTTAGTTTGAATGTGCGTTATCATACCTGATCTTTTCTTTATTTGACTTATGAGATTCCTTACTCAGTCACTGTCTCCTTTCTTGTGCCTCCACTACACCCCAAATTCTAACTCCACTGTATCGAAACACTGCTAATCTGATATGTTGTCGGATGAATCGTTAATCACATTGCCCTTAATCCATCTTTTGCAGACTCCGAGTCTGGAAAAAGTGCGGTCACACAGCTAAATGTTAATCACATTGCCCTTAATATGTAAAGTACATTTAATTAAACAGACTGAACGTTGATGTTAGCTCCTGGTGTCGAGGATAGGCAAAGAAAACGTAAAATTTAAAGATCAGGAGCCAGAACATTCAGAAACAACAATGTTGAGATTCAGAGTAACTAATGAGCCAgaatgtaataataaaatgagATACTAAGTTGATAAACATTCTATGATCAAccaattttcatttaaaacccCGAATGCTTATAACCATTCTTCTACACCTtgttacaaaataaattattagccAAGTGATGACTAAGCTAATGCTAGAAAGCGTAACCATTTGCAATGACCATGTTTGATTTAAGCTTAGTAGTTCCGTAAACTGGGAGCTCCTCTGCATAAGCTGCTACCGAGATGTTATCTAGCTCAAACAGATCTGAGCTAGAACAGCTTGCCATGTCGTCCTCAAGATCTTCATGCTCAACTTTATGAAATGTTCCTCTGTACTTAGGAACATCTCCGCCTGCTGCATTGTAATTTTTCTTCTCCGGATTCCTAGTGACAGGAAAAGACACGATCCTCGGATCATCCTTGTgaacattttttttcttgtaaTCTTCACCGACAATATTGACACTCACAGGGCTAAACCTCACAGCCCTTTTCATGCCATTGCTCTCTAATTTACTTGGCGGTTTGGTGAAACACGTCTTTGATAACGAAGAAGCTGCATAAGAAGTTGCAGACAAGTCTTTGAGTGATCGTGACTTTGTTACTGAGCACAGATCCTCATTACAGTCTTGTTTCTTTATGGATTTTGAGCTGAAAAATGAATTCAAAAGCCTAGCAATTCGACCTCCAGGAGAAATTGGCTGCTTCACTTTCTTGAACTCACTATAGATCTGCAGAGCCTTAGATTTTGTCGTTGAAATGAACTTCTTTTCACGCTTTGGTGTCTGCATTGTGTGAAGAGACGACGATTTCTGCAATGATCTTGTCACGGAGGACTCATTGTCAGACGACGAAAAAATGGTGCCACAGCAGCTGGAATCTGAAGAATTGGAGCCATTAGAATTCTTCAAAGCATGTTTGctagtttttttgtttttatttccaTGATCTTCTATCCATTTCTCAACCATGATGGCTCGTCGCAGACTTGGAACCTCTTCTTCGTAGTCCACCTCTGGTTTTCTCCTCATCCTATTCTCTTCTTCTTTCCCCAATGGCTCATCTATCGATCTGTAAATCGAGTCGAGCAGAGATGAAGAAAATGACGGAGTTTTTCGTCGTACATTTTTCGGGTCTCCGGAAAATGTACTCATGTTTTTCCTAGAGAAGGAAGACACTGCAGCAAGAATGAGGGGGAATGGGTAGAATTTTGAAGGAGGCACGCCAGGCTACTCAAATAGACAAGTTAGACAAGTCTTTAGTGGCGGAGGAAAATAAGCAATAATGAAATAATAACACATGACAAGCTCACGACAACCGAATATTGATAGCATATATTCAgcgaaaaaattaaaaatactgaAAAACAAATTctctaaaataatatgatttttcgCTGAATGTTACTAGAATTTTCGTTGAATGTTACTATCGTACCATATCTATTTTATGCGCTTATAACATGTCGTGAATATGTATGTTAAGAATTCGGGTCTATAGTATATTACTAATAACACTAAATTAAAccgaatactccctccgttttttttttcttttcttgtttgtgatgtcggtactgttcataacatgagacaaattactaatttacatctaatttataaagctaaatatagtcatgagtgatcttattagattcgtattcacaagtactttaatacgatgaagtttttatatttaatgctactacgaaatgaaagatattaacgatcaaaagtgcgtgttggcaaacgtgaaaagtacaaacaggaaaagtatttagagacggagggagtactatttaacATGATATGAGAATATTTTTTCGGGAAAAACTCAAGTTTGAATCCGGTAAATTCCAGCGACACACAAAATGATGACTACATGGTGGACAAATCCATCAAACAACATTTAAAGAAACCAGCGTACGTACTGAGAAGAGTTATGAGTTCACATGAAAGTGTATATAAAATTGTAGGAGTGtgtatgataataataaaacaagGGGCAGACCCACGCGTGAGTGTGTTTCTTTGCAGGTGGCCCCCAACCCCTCCTCAAACCCCTAATTTAatttactgaaagaaaaatttgaaaatgacCCAAAATTCATTTCACTGATCTGTAattaaattgtatttttaaaattttcaattttcaattttcaaatttgaatattttttgctTGACACAAAATCAATCCGTTTATATCCGAATTGCAACCCTATATGTGGGGTTGATCATATATGAccctttatatttttgttaatactatatattttttagtcaAATTGTACAAATATTTCTTAGGTCCAAGGTAATGAATTTACTGTACGTTTTTGTAATTTAAAGTAAAAGCTGATATCTGAAAAAGATAAATTTTTGCCACCCCATTAAAAGAAGATATCATTCATTCCCTTTTCCGCATTAAGAAATTGACCGCATAAAAGTTTTGGATTTTGGTGAATAAGCTAATGGCACTGTATGCAAGCATATTTGTCCAGCGATATCATGAATCTAAGTTTAAGAATTTAACGTTTGTAATTAGGAAGGACAACACCAAACTACGGGAACCAAATTACTAAATATTctagtatttaattataataatatagtttacataatataatataaatattttttcaaatcatGTCAATATTAGAATAGGATAATTAGAAGATggctttaaaaatataaatatttgatttcaatatttaattgataatatttgattttagacATCccatattttcatgaaatttttgtttgaaaGAACTGAACTTGCATGAAATGTAAGAAAGACTTTCTTTAAGAACACGATTTGTTCACTTATTAATACGTACATCAGATACGTTggcaaagaaagaaaaagactCCCTGTGTTCTTATTTATGTGTCCATTTcataagtaaaaatttgtctcTATTTATATGTTCATTTGTATAATCAAATTAAGCACAATTTTCCATCTTTATCCTTTTTATGTTTTTAACGTGGCTGATGAATATGTTCAGTTTAATACTCATAAATTATCTAAAAAACTGAAAAGTTCTTTAGCTTTGATATTTTctagaaataaatattatggctactatttaattattctgtattaatatataaactCTTGTATCGTCAGTTCTTCTTCCATCATCGATACAAAATTTTAGTTCAACTAAACTAAGTACTGCAAAAGTGTGAATAATATTGATTTAAACAAATTGCCAcatgaaaattttgaagaaaaccCCCCTCGTGCAGAAGCTGACAACGGTGAGCAACAAAGAACTGAATCGGACATCGATTTGAACGAGTTGTTGATGCCTGAGGTGGACTTGGCTTTAAACGAATAAGTTTgcgaaattatatatattttcgatGCTATTTACTTTCCTCTTGTTTTATCATATCTttctgaaaagaaaattttgcaaTATGTAAAGATGTTTTTGTTTCAGTAATATTGTTAGAATTCAATTTGGAGTGAGATTTTAATCttgattatattatttgttGGAAATATTAAACTATTAGCGCAACAATGAGGCAGTTATATATCAGGAATTAACAAGAACAGGCAAGGCACCAAATAACGAAACAATACACGAAGGCAAAACAGAAATATAATCAGTACCTTAAATCGACAAGAAAAGACAGAAATCACTTAGCTTGCGAAGCTTTATCAAATActgatcaaaatcagaataacagctgagtcgcctagcccttGAAAAGCCTAGACTGTTCTTGAAACGATAATTGCCCCACTTACGCTGTGTTGGGTTACAGCAATCTCGtctccaggataaaacagctccGATCAACTCGTTCACAGACACGCAATTGATCAACAGCGACCTGACCTCAGTTCGCCCAGAAAACCTAAGCAATCCTTTTTGTATGTATTATTGTAGAGAGAAAATAGAGAAGAGTAGCAGCTAgggttttgtatttttgttatcAGTGTATCTCACAAAACGTTTTGATTctgtatataatacaaaataaaacgtAACTGAAGATATGGCattaattacaataaatattcTGACttaatgcattttattttaattgaatatatttcagtacattcaccactcaggggcacgtacattcagcactctggggcacgtacattcagcactctggggcacgtacattcaccgctcaggggcacgtacattcagcactctggggcacgtacattcagcactcaggggcacgtacaATCACCGccctggggcacgtacattcagcaccctggggcacgtacattcagcaccctggggcacgtacattcaccgctcaaaataaaattataagtcaggatttatttaattaattaattcaagctactaacttcaactcaatttatttatggattacactaagaaaatgtcttagatccaaacatgaaagtttaagtcctcATTACAAGGAACAACCTCCAACTGTTAGATTAAGGTAATTCCATCAAGAACCCATACAAAATGAGTCtttgttatagaactaaaaacgggggtgagcgattcgtgctttggactggtctcgatgcgagatgcctacgtatcttctgcgtggagaagaatcaagtccaaaacgtagttctagttgtgaggggtagagccctttatataggcgcttcggagtcagaagtcggatggaagtataattccgtgtatcagacttcttatcgaagcaTGCCTCGAGACAAGAggtaagatagaactcttattctTTCGTTGCTGATGTCTATCCGTACTCCGGGATGTTTATCTGTTAGAAATAGATGTATTGTAGAACTTGTATTCGTAACTGGACCTACAATTGGGCCTCTAtttacgaaattaattaatatgataGAGCCTCGGGCCCcatttaactgggctttagtgtttcttgggcttttaatatctaatattatttctggtccctatcatttgccccccaactttcgacaagttttgtaaaaacttttcaaaagttgctgagtCCTTATCGGCCTTCTGAGCTCCTGATTCATATACCATGCGAGAAAGCTAACTTCTGCAAATTCCCATCGTCCAAGGtctgaagttccataaatagcgcaaggatctcaCCGATCTTGACTACTTTGAAACAATTCAAGAGATGACTTGAATTGACTGTAGAGTAAAGATAGCTCTGTTTCGTATCCTTCGGGATcgtacttcattttcgattggagTACCGGAAGACACGAGTCTTTCTTTTGACCTTTCGAGTCGTTTCTACGATACTATGAGTcaagtatttttcaaaattactcTTGTAATGGTACTTTCGAGTACTTTCGTATTTTTCCAgggctaaattcaaattaattgaaatttttaggATTAAATTTCAATCTTCTAGAATTTTTCTAGCctttaaagaattttcaaaataatttttgagaaataaatctcaactttattttattttccagACTTTTggaattaattccaatttttggatttttcggAATCtaattaaagaattaaataattcttaaATTGATCAAACCATCTGTGAGCCAGatgtgtctcctgggcgtgccttgccacgccaaggagacatgtttaacaccacgcctaggagacatgtctcctgggcgtggttgcaGTAAGCCATCCAAGGCTGATGAGTgagatgcttccttggcgtgcctaAGCACGCCAAGAAGGCATATTATctgccacgccaaggagacatgtctcTTAGGCGTGGATAAGATAAGCCTGACGTGGCTGACATGTatgatgcttccttggcgtgcctaggcacgccaaggaggcatgttatataccacgcctaggagatgTGTCTCCTGGGCGGGTGTGGTCGATGCCTGCCTTGGTTCTTTAAGTTGATGTTTTCTTGGCGTGCGTgggcacgccaaggagacatgtttaCTCAGGGTGTCTCCTG is a window from the Daucus carota subsp. sativus chromosome 8, DH1 v3.0, whole genome shotgun sequence genome containing:
- the LOC108199708 gene encoding replication protein A 70 kDa DNA-binding subunit A, with the protein product MPVHLTANAISAIHAGDLNAKPLVQVLDIKARTIANQERYRLVISDGELTQDAMIATQLNDRVKTGQIVTGSVVQLIDYVCNSVHSRKIIVILNMETIIPECEIIGNPKLIPEPDAAAQKAVPNFTSKSTIPSTRNNYCGPSAPNGNTQGYRPTVQPSYQPPPNYRNQGTIMKNEAPARIIPIAALNPYQGRWAIKARVTAKGDLRRYNNAKGDGKVFSFDLLDSDGGEIRVTCFNAVVDRFYDTIEAGKVYVISKGSLKPAQKNFNHLKNEWEIFLEATSIVDLCPDEDASIPQQQFSFRPISEIENAENNSILDVIGVVITVNPSVPILRKNGMETQRRVLKLKDQSGMSVELTLWGEFCNKEGQKLQEMVDSGFFPVVAVKAGKVNDFSGKSIGTISSSQLFINPDSPEAMNLRQWFDRGGKDLASQSISKDIVPGVSRNEIRKTLSQIKDEGLGRSDKPDWVTVKAYITFIKTDNFCYTACPLMIGDRQCNKKVTRSGSRWQCDRCNQEFDECDYRYLLQLQVQDHSGLTWMTAFQESGEEIVGCSAKELYLLKHEQQDDERFAQNLLKGLFTQFLLKLKIKEELYGDEQRLKVTIVKAEKVNHVAETRYLLDLIPKSR
- the LOC108199709 gene encoding uncharacterized protein LOC108199709, which codes for MASTSAVSMAMPITPVSHKKVPGSDAFFKPLPVRPSKAMVASKASESLKVSASFKEKAITGLTAAALTASMVVPDVAEAASGVSPSLKNFLLSISAGGVVLVGIIGVVIGVSNFDPVKRG
- the LOC108198121 gene encoding protein BIG GRAIN 1-like A; translation: MSTFSGDPKNVRRKTPSFSSSLLDSIYRSIDEPLGKEEENRMRRKPEVDYEEEVPSLRRAIMVEKWIEDHGNKNKKTSKHALKNSNGSNSSDSSCCGTIFSSSDNESSVTRSLQKSSSLHTMQTPKREKKFISTTKSKALQIYSEFKKVKQPISPGGRIARLLNSFFSSKSIKKQDCNEDLCSVTKSRSLKDLSATSYAASSLSKTCFTKPPSKLESNGMKRAVRFSPVSVNIVGEDYKKKNVHKDDPRIVSFPVTRNPEKKNYNAAGGDVPKYRGTFHKVEHEDLEDDMASCSSSDLFELDNISVAAYAEELPVYGTTKLKSNMVIANGYAF